The proteins below are encoded in one region of Aphanothece sacrum FPU1:
- a CDS encoding sodium:solute symporter family transporter → MQPIDYLIILFYLIMTLIIGFMPLLFRKRKDISYFLFNKKDIPGLWHSLRTNDDQQSLEDYHLGNFPWWALGASGMASNVDIAGTMVIAALVYALGTQGFFIEIRGGIVLIMAFLMIFMGKWTRRAVITENGEERRVMTTAEWMIFRFGKGKGGDFARLISAVSNIVFSIGAMSYFSIGGGKFIGTLMGIDDRFASILLVVLAAVYTIASGFSGVIWTDVFQGLLILVAVIYISWLSWTTVTLPETFSVSIPNGDSFIIKNWNFADWSHIYPPFTADLPGDYAIFNLFGGVISFYLLKTVIEGCSGAGGYMAQRYFAAKDEKATAFLSLFWIISMSFRWPLIAAFAMLGIHYGLTHSSPITDPELILPIVINTYVPTGLKGLLVACFMAAAMSTFSSIINASAAYWTKDIYEPYVLKNNPSRRNQMSLEEQNQKLVFQSRLASLLIVATGLVFSFNLSNINEIWGWLSLGLGVGLGIPLLLRWYWWEFNGYGFAWGTLGGMIAAILTKAVILPLTNNLQNQEYILFFVPAIFSLLGCIIGTYATPEEHKTDKKVVENFYNITKPFGFWGEFSKGLTREHKFDIISTFIAVPWQLCMFLLGMMIMMKNWENIKILSLVFFLLSIALYFTWLSPIIKQSLKDNKKEKLKEIEKISS, encoded by the coding sequence ATGCAACCTATTGATTATCTCATTATCTTATTTTACTTAATTATGACTCTGATTATTGGCTTTATGCCCCTTTTATTTCGCAAAAGAAAAGATATTAGTTATTTCTTGTTTAATAAAAAAGATATTCCTGGTTTATGGCATTCACTACGCACAAATGATGATCAACAAAGTTTAGAAGACTATCACTTAGGAAACTTCCCCTGGTGGGCGTTAGGGGCTTCAGGAATGGCTTCTAATGTGGATATTGCCGGAACAATGGTTATTGCTGCCCTGGTTTATGCTTTGGGAACTCAAGGCTTCTTTATTGAAATTCGGGGTGGAATTGTGCTAATCATGGCATTTTTAATGATTTTCATGGGAAAATGGACGAGAAGGGCTGTTATTACTGAAAATGGAGAAGAAAGACGAGTAATGACGACGGCAGAATGGATGATTTTCCGCTTTGGAAAAGGCAAAGGGGGAGATTTTGCTCGTCTTATTAGTGCCGTTTCTAATATAGTATTTTCTATTGGGGCAATGAGTTATTTTTCCATTGGTGGCGGTAAATTTATCGGAACTTTAATGGGAATTGATGATCGTTTTGCTTCCATATTATTAGTGGTTTTAGCTGCAGTTTATACCATTGCTAGTGGCTTTAGTGGAGTAATTTGGACAGATGTTTTTCAAGGTTTATTAATCCTTGTTGCTGTGATTTATATTTCTTGGTTATCTTGGACAACTGTGACACTACCTGAGACATTTTCTGTATCAATTCCTAATGGTGACAGTTTCATTATTAAAAATTGGAATTTTGCAGATTGGAGTCATATTTATCCACCTTTTACCGCAGATTTACCAGGAGATTATGCTATTTTTAATTTGTTTGGTGGTGTCATTTCGTTTTACCTGTTAAAAACAGTTATTGAAGGCTGTAGTGGGGCAGGTGGATATATGGCACAACGATATTTTGCTGCGAAAGATGAAAAAGCAACGGCATTTTTATCCCTGTTTTGGATTATTTCTATGTCCTTTCGTTGGCCCCTAATTGCTGCTTTTGCTATGTTAGGTATTCACTATGGTTTAACCCATAGTTCGCCTATTACTGACCCTGAATTAATCTTACCTATTGTTATAAACACCTATGTTCCCACAGGTTTAAAAGGATTATTAGTGGCTTGTTTTATGGCAGCAGCGATGTCAACCTTTTCCTCAATTATTAATGCGAGTGCTGCTTATTGGACAAAAGATATTTATGAACCTTATGTCCTCAAAAATAATCCCTCTCGACGTAATCAAATGTCCCTTGAAGAACAGAATCAAAAATTAGTTTTTCAAAGTCGTTTAGCTTCTCTTTTAATTGTTGCTACTGGATTAGTTTTTAGCTTTAATTTGAGTAATATTAATGAAATTTGGGGTTGGTTATCTTTGGGGTTAGGAGTTGGATTAGGAATTCCTTTATTATTACGCTGGTATTGGTGGGAATTTAATGGTTATGGGTTTGCTTGGGGTACATTAGGAGGAATGATAGCAGCTATCCTTACTAAAGCGGTTATTTTACCCTTAACAAATAATCTTCAAAATCAAGAATATATTCTCTTTTTTGTCCCGGCTATTTTTTCTTTATTAGGTTGTATTATTGGCACTTATGCTACACCTGAAGAACATAAAACTGATAAAAAAGTTGTAGAAAATTTTTATAATATAACGAAACCTTTTGGCTTCTGGGGAGAATTTAGTAAAGGTTTAACGAGAGAGCATAAATTTGATATCATATCCACATTTATTGCT